In the genome of Desulfovibrio desulfuricans, one region contains:
- a CDS encoding Crp/Fnr family transcriptional regulator — MENSELQTIFSALQTGPFAAMSEAERQKLAHHARLQPFGQGATLFREGEPSTDPMLLQTGMVKICRHSSQGKECVLHIVRPGRLLDAGVLFYEEGLPVTAVGVQAGTVLRLDRKALLETLQHEAALGVALLTAMSLRQRLFINKIAGSQGRISVSGRVAAWLLHRAKMEKSATLNMGVTQETLARQMGISRESLSRELSALASAGLIDRNRRRITLLDADALRGRAEA, encoded by the coding sequence ATGGAAAACAGCGAACTGCAAACCATCTTCTCTGCATTGCAGACCGGGCCCTTTGCGGCCATGTCCGAGGCCGAACGTCAAAAGCTGGCGCACCACGCGCGGTTGCAGCCATTCGGTCAAGGGGCGACGCTTTTTAGAGAAGGTGAACCCTCCACAGATCCCATGCTGCTGCAGACAGGGATGGTCAAGATCTGTCGTCATTCGTCGCAGGGCAAGGAGTGTGTGCTGCACATTGTGCGCCCCGGCAGGCTGCTGGACGCCGGCGTGCTGTTCTATGAAGAGGGCCTGCCCGTTACAGCCGTCGGCGTGCAGGCGGGCACGGTGCTGCGGCTCGATCGCAAAGCCCTGCTTGAAACTCTGCAGCACGAGGCCGCCCTGGGCGTTGCGCTGCTTACGGCCATGAGCCTGCGCCAGCGCCTGTTTATAAACAAAATCGCCGGTTCGCAGGGGCGTATTTCCGTTTCCGGGCGTGTGGCGGCATGGCTGCTGCACCGGGCAAAGATGGAAAAAAGCGCCACCCTGAACATGGGCGTTACCCAGGAAACCCTGGCCCGCCAGATGGGCATCAGCCGCGAGAGCCTGAGCCGCGAGCTCAGCGCCCTTGCATCCGCAGGGCTCATTGACCGCAACCGCCGCCGCATTACCCTGCTTGATGCGGATGCCTTGCGCGGGCGTGCCGAAGCGTAG
- a CDS encoding flavodoxin family protein, with amino-acid sequence MKVCIVYSSCTGNTRKVAEALAQTSGAPCFAVRNAPNPEDYDLLALGFWVRKGQPDARAQRYMEQVHGKKVFFFGTLGAWPHSEHARRCAAAARELLLTGGNAVLDGFLCQGRVNPQVIAASQRKGGHPMSPERQARLNEAARHPDAADLTAARLCWQRSLQQYAGGIASSAMPMAAGLLTMPEIINMSSRL; translated from the coding sequence ATGAAAGTCTGCATTGTTTACTCCTCCTGCACGGGCAATACCCGCAAGGTTGCCGAGGCGCTGGCCCAAACCTCGGGCGCGCCCTGCTTTGCCGTACGCAACGCCCCCAACCCGGAGGATTACGACCTTCTGGCCCTGGGCTTCTGGGTACGCAAGGGACAGCCGGATGCCCGCGCCCAGCGCTATATGGAGCAGGTGCACGGCAAAAAAGTATTTTTTTTCGGCACGCTGGGCGCGTGGCCGCACTCTGAGCACGCCCGCCGATGCGCGGCGGCAGCCCGCGAACTTTTGCTGACGGGCGGCAATGCCGTGCTGGATGGATTTTTGTGTCAAGGACGCGTAAACCCTCAGGTTATCGCCGCATCGCAACGCAAGGGCGGCCATCCCATGAGCCCAGAACGGCAGGCGCGCCTGAACGAAGCCGCGCGCCATCCCGACGCCGCGGACCTCACGGCGGCGCGGCTGTGCTGGCAGCGCAGCCTGCAGCAATACGCGGGCGGCATTGCGTCCTCCGCCATGCCCATGGCCGCCGGGCTGTTGACCATGCCCGAGATCATCAATATGTCTTCCCGGTTGTAA
- a CDS encoding pyridoxamine 5'-phosphate oxidase family protein, translated as MRKQDRQCLDPAFFDEVFSTADDLCLAMCDGEFPYVIPLNFVRQGDCIYIHCALEGHKLDCIRRNPHVAFTLAADVRIHREKSTTYYKSVCGTGRASIVEDPAEKGRALDALAMRYAAQCPTPTPDAALARTGVVRIDIVELVGKRKLPK; from the coding sequence ATGCGCAAGCAGGACCGCCAATGCCTCGACCCGGCATTTTTTGACGAAGTTTTTTCCACGGCAGATGATTTGTGCCTGGCCATGTGCGATGGGGAATTTCCTTATGTCATCCCCCTCAACTTTGTGCGCCAGGGCGACTGCATCTATATCCACTGCGCTCTTGAAGGCCACAAGCTTGACTGCATCCGCCGCAACCCCCACGTAGCCTTTACCCTGGCGGCGGACGTGCGCATCCACAGAGAAAAATCCACCACCTACTACAAGTCGGTGTGCGGCACTGGCCGGGCCAGCATTGTGGAAGACCCGGCGGAAAAGGGACGCGCCCTCGACGCGCTGGCCATGCGCTATGCCGCGCAATGCCCCACCCCCACGCCGGATGCCGCCCTCGCCCGTACAGGCGTCGTGCGCATTGATATTGTGGAGCTGGTCGGCAAGCGCAAACTGCCCAAGTAA
- a CDS encoding 4Fe-4S binding protein, which translates to MSGASRLIPLPSFMAVILAGAHFWRAGQPGLAAACLLLGALAWSRAAWVRLALLLALPLLSASWIWSAGQFVQMRMLMGEPWRRLAGILLGTALFTALGAWPLLRDAARRRYNSNSQSAASQLAALCLCLALLLPVWIMKPQLFVLERFFSQWGALQLALAALWAAMVAGWLSGKRSPKVRMRLWRLFSVVFFAQLVLGLLLESRFLLSGQLHLPVPGLIAAAPVYRGGGWFMLGLFGFSTLLAGAAWCSHLCYFGAWDASVAKLRAGGPHGLARLNAEPDAAPPPADDAVKEAVQTVPRRAPAWLPHLRLGMLGLTLAVPLLLRLVGAPVEAALACGLLLGLLAVPASLLISRKTGYAAYCRGLCPLGLLAKWLGRLAPWRVRRTGPCRRCLACVRVCRQDAMGDPRAACAPNADCNLCRDCVSVCPQQALSITFYGLPGTRSWAGPTFVAILAALHAAFLTMARI; encoded by the coding sequence ATGAGCGGAGCTTCCCGTCTTATCCCCTTGCCTTCATTTATGGCCGTAATCCTTGCCGGTGCGCACTTTTGGCGCGCAGGGCAGCCCGGCCTTGCCGCAGCCTGTCTGCTGCTGGGCGCGCTCGCCTGGAGCCGGGCCGCGTGGGTGCGTCTGGCGCTGCTGCTGGCGCTGCCGCTGCTGTCCGCCAGCTGGATATGGAGCGCCGGGCAGTTTGTGCAGATGCGCATGCTCATGGGCGAGCCGTGGCGCAGGCTGGCGGGCATTCTGCTGGGCACGGCCCTGTTTACGGCCCTGGGCGCATGGCCCCTGCTGCGCGACGCCGCGCGGCGGCGGTACAACAGCAACAGCCAGAGCGCGGCAAGCCAGCTGGCGGCCCTGTGCCTGTGCCTTGCCCTGTTGCTGCCGGTGTGGATCATGAAACCGCAGTTATTTGTGCTGGAACGCTTTTTTTCGCAATGGGGGGCATTGCAACTGGCCCTTGCAGCGCTCTGGGCCGCCATGGTCGCAGGCTGGCTGAGCGGCAAAAGATCCCCAAAAGTCAGGATGCGCCTGTGGCGGCTGTTTTCCGTCGTATTTTTTGCCCAGCTGGTTCTGGGTTTGCTGCTTGAAAGCCGCTTTTTGCTCAGCGGGCAGCTGCACCTGCCGGTACCCGGCCTTATTGCCGCCGCGCCCGTCTATCGCGGCGGGGGGTGGTTCATGCTGGGCCTGTTTGGCTTTTCCACACTGTTGGCGGGCGCGGCATGGTGCAGCCACCTTTGCTACTTTGGCGCGTGGGACGCCTCCGTCGCCAAGCTCCGCGCGGGCGGCCCGCACGGGCTTGCCCGCCTCAACGCAGAACCGGATGCCGCGCCGCCCCCGGCTGATGACGCCGTCAAGGAAGCGGTACAAACCGTGCCCCGCCGCGCCCCGGCATGGCTGCCGCATCTGCGCCTGGGCATGCTGGGCCTGACGCTGGCTGTTCCGCTGCTGCTGCGTCTTGTCGGCGCACCAGTTGAAGCGGCGCTGGCCTGCGGCTTGCTGCTGGGCCTGCTGGCAGTGCCAGCCTCGCTGCTGATCAGCCGCAAAACCGGATACGCCGCTTACTGCCGGGGCCTGTGCCCGCTGGGCCTGCTGGCAAAATGGCTTGGACGCCTCGCCCCCTGGCGGGTACGTCGCACCGGCCCCTGCCGCAGATGTCTGGCTTGCGTGCGCGTATGCCGTCAGGACGCCATGGGCGACCCCAGGGCAGCCTGCGCGCCAAATGCCGACTGCAACCTGTGCCGCGACTGCGTGTCTGTCTGTCCGCAACAGGCCCTTTCCATAACTTTTTACGGCCTGCCCGGCACGCGCAGCTGGGCAGGGCCAACCTTTGTCGCCATACTGGCCGCCCTGCACGCGGCTTTTCTGACCATGGCCCGCATCTAG
- a CDS encoding HPP family protein codes for MLRVLRRLRAGTMAPPRADWKEIFWAWAGSCLSIICLALLERLSAQEWNLPLLIGSFGASAVLAFGAPHSPLAQPRNLVGGHVLSALVGVTCQMLMSDDPILASGLAVSTAIALMHATQTLHPPGGATALIAVIGGPGIHSLGYWYVLLPCAAGAVCMLALACVTNNLAARKRYPLFWW; via the coding sequence ATGCTGCGTGTGCTGCGTCGCCTGCGGGCAGGAACCATGGCCCCGCCGAGGGCTGACTGGAAGGAAATTTTCTGGGCCTGGGCAGGCAGCTGCCTGTCCATCATCTGTCTGGCCCTGCTGGAAAGGCTGAGCGCGCAGGAATGGAACCTGCCGCTGCTCATCGGCTCGTTTGGCGCATCGGCCGTGCTGGCTTTTGGCGCGCCCCACAGCCCGCTGGCCCAGCCCCGCAACCTTGTGGGCGGGCACGTGCTGTCAGCGCTCGTGGGCGTAACCTGCCAGATGCTCATGAGCGACGACCCGATTCTGGCATCGGGACTGGCCGTTTCCACCGCCATTGCCCTCATGCACGCGACGCAGACCCTGCACCCTCCGGGCGGCGCAACAGCGCTCATAGCAGTCATCGGCGGGCCGGGCATCCACAGTCTGGGCTACTGGTATGTGCTGCTGCCCTGCGCGGCAGGAGCCGTCTGCATGCTGGCCCTGGCCTGTGTGACCAACAACCTGGCCGCCCGCAAAAGATACCCGCTGTTCTGGTGGTAG
- a CDS encoding AzlC family ABC transporter permease, with protein sequence MSGISSASPLADGLRRALPIVLGYLPVGFAFGVLAVKNNIPPSLAVAMSVLMFSGSGQFVFAGMWGAGASALSIMAAVFIVNLRYLLQSAAESPWLAGLPRGQRFLLGLGLTDETFAVHITAFQNGWRRNLTTLFVCNHTAQLGWVSGAAIGAFCGELVRDVKPLGLDYALTAMFLALLVPQCVSRLHVLVALFTAVLSISLKAAGMTQWNIAVATVLGASLGTWLLLRKARHEGAPIDLDGADCPPARDDTAVDAARTGEVES encoded by the coding sequence ATGTCCGGCATTTCTTCCGCTTCCCCCCTGGCGGATGGTCTCAGACGCGCGCTGCCCATTGTGCTGGGGTATCTGCCTGTGGGCTTTGCCTTTGGGGTTCTTGCGGTCAAAAACAACATCCCCCCTTCCCTTGCTGTAGCCATGTCCGTGCTGATGTTTTCCGGCTCCGGACAGTTTGTTTTTGCAGGCATGTGGGGCGCTGGAGCAAGCGCCCTCTCCATCATGGCGGCGGTATTTATCGTCAACCTGCGCTACTTGCTGCAGTCAGCTGCAGAATCTCCCTGGCTGGCCGGCCTGCCGCGCGGGCAGCGTTTTTTGCTGGGCCTGGGCCTTACCGACGAGACCTTTGCCGTGCATATTACGGCCTTCCAGAATGGCTGGCGGCGCAACCTCACCACGCTCTTTGTCTGCAACCACACCGCGCAGCTGGGCTGGGTCTCGGGGGCGGCCATCGGCGCGTTTTGCGGCGAGCTTGTGCGCGACGTCAAACCTCTTGGCCTGGATTACGCCCTGACAGCCATGTTTCTGGCCCTGCTGGTGCCGCAGTGCGTCAGCCGCCTGCATGTGCTGGTGGCGCTGTTTACCGCCGTGCTTTCCATCAGCCTCAAGGCTGCGGGCATGACCCAATGGAACATTGCCGTGGCCACAGTACTGGGCGCGAGCCTGGGCACGTGGCTGTTACTGCGCAAGGCCCGGCACGAAGGCGCGCCCATCGACCTTGACGGAGCGGATTGCCCGCCCGCCCGCGACGATACGGCCGTTGACGCGGCACGCACAGGAGAGGTGGAATCATGA
- a CDS encoding AzlD domain-containing protein has translation MNQPGWLGANAALLLCLFGSVLVTLLPKILPVTFLRGDSLPPLLRHWLSFVPVAVMAALVGPDVFFYEGHFNAGPSNLFLMVSLPSLLVAWWTKNYFLTIAFGLALVILARGIGLY, from the coding sequence ATGAACCAGCCCGGATGGCTTGGCGCCAACGCAGCCCTGCTGCTCTGCCTGTTTGGCAGCGTGCTGGTTACCCTGCTGCCCAAAATACTGCCGGTGACCTTTCTCAGGGGCGACAGTCTGCCCCCCCTGCTGCGGCACTGGCTGTCGTTTGTGCCGGTGGCCGTCATGGCGGCGCTGGTGGGGCCGGATGTATTTTTTTACGAAGGGCATTTTAACGCCGGGCCCTCCAACCTGTTTCTGATGGTGTCCCTGCCCTCGCTGCTGGTTGCCTGGTGGACAAAAAACTACTTTCTGACCATTGCCTTTGGCCTTGCGCTGGTGATTCTGGCCCGGGGCATCGGGTTGTACTGA
- a CDS encoding DUF4911 domain-containing protein, translated as MPKAKSPATMPPSLRKRRKPAPALPQPYRSASLLVRIAPENTGLFRFLLEAYDHVAYFTVLEHKTALLRVIFSPHREDETRRALAQMAQSLPLAVEEWP; from the coding sequence ATGCCGAAGGCAAAAAGCCCTGCAACCATGCCGCCCTCCCTGCGCAAACGGCGCAAACCGGCCCCGGCCCTACCGCAGCCCTACCGCAGCGCCAGCCTGCTGGTACGTATCGCGCCCGAAAATACGGGGCTGTTCCGCTTTTTGCTCGAAGCGTACGACCATGTGGCCTACTTTACCGTGCTGGAGCACAAAACAGCGCTGCTGCGGGTGATCTTTTCGCCCCACCGCGAGGACGAAACGCGCCGGGCCCTGGCGCAGATGGCCCAAAGCCTGCCTCTTGCGGTCGAGGAATGGCCCTGA
- the pyrH gene encoding UMP kinase, which yields MPTLKYKRVLLKLSGEALAGENKTGIDPATVDTICREIGTVLEMGVEMALVIGGGNIFRGLSGSAKGMERSSADYMGMLATVLNALAVQDMLEKLGYPTRVLSAITMQEVCEPFIRRRALRHMEKGRVVICAAGTGNPYFTTDTTAALRGMELKCDAIIKATKVDGIYDKDPTKFPDAVKFDSITYDETLARHLGVMDATAFALVRDNNVPIIVCRMFGGDICRVVTGETVGTIVQN from the coding sequence ATGCCCACACTGAAATACAAGCGCGTGCTGCTCAAGCTGAGCGGCGAGGCCCTGGCCGGTGAAAACAAAACCGGCATCGACCCGGCAACCGTAGACACCATCTGCCGCGAGATCGGCACAGTGCTCGAAATGGGCGTCGAGATGGCCCTTGTTATTGGCGGAGGCAATATTTTTCGCGGGCTTTCCGGCTCGGCAAAAGGCATGGAACGCTCGTCTGCCGACTACATGGGCATGCTGGCCACTGTGCTCAACGCCCTGGCCGTGCAGGACATGCTTGAAAAGCTCGGCTACCCCACGCGCGTGCTTTCGGCCATCACCATGCAGGAGGTATGCGAGCCATTTATTCGCCGCCGCGCCCTGCGCCATATGGAAAAAGGCCGCGTGGTCATCTGCGCCGCCGGCACGGGCAACCCCTACTTTACCACTGACACCACCGCAGCCCTGCGGGGCATGGAACTGAAGTGCGACGCCATCATCAAGGCCACCAAGGTCGACGGCATCTACGACAAGGACCCCACCAAATTTCCCGATGCCGTCAAATTTGACAGCATCACCTACGATGAAACCCTGGCGCGCCATCTGGGCGTCATGGACGCTACGGCCTTTGCCCTCGTGCGCGACAACAACGTGCCCATCATCGTGTGCCGCATGTTTGGCGGCGACATCTGCCGCGTCGTAACCGGCGAAACCGTAGGCACCATCGTTCAGAACTGA
- the frr gene encoding ribosome recycling factor encodes MDIDSILLDAEDRMEKAIASLEREFSKLRTGRASTALVDGIKADYYGTPTPISQMASVAVPDSRTVTIQPWDKGGISVVEKAILKSDLGLTPINDGKLIRIMIPPLTEERRKDLVKVARKYTEDAKVAVRNVRRDANDSLKKLEKDKAISEDEQKKASEDVQKLTDKFVAEADKKCAAKEKEIMEI; translated from the coding sequence ATGGATATCGACAGCATCCTTCTGGACGCCGAAGACCGCATGGAAAAGGCCATTGCCTCGCTGGAACGCGAGTTTTCCAAACTGCGCACTGGCCGCGCCTCCACCGCGCTGGTGGACGGCATCAAGGCCGACTACTACGGCACGCCAACGCCCATCAGCCAGATGGCCTCGGTGGCCGTGCCCGACAGCCGCACCGTTACCATCCAGCCCTGGGACAAGGGCGGCATTTCCGTGGTTGAAAAGGCCATTCTGAAATCCGACCTGGGCCTCACGCCCATCAACGACGGCAAGCTCATCCGCATCATGATTCCGCCGTTGACCGAAGAGCGCCGCAAAGACCTGGTCAAGGTGGCCCGCAAATACACCGAAGACGCCAAGGTGGCGGTTCGCAACGTGCGCCGCGACGCCAACGACAGCCTGAAAAAGCTGGAAAAAGACAAGGCCATCAGCGAGGACGAGCAGAAAAAAGCTTCTGAAGACGTGCAAAAGCTGACGGACAAGTTTGTGGCCGAGGCCGACAAAAAGTGCGCGGCCAAAGAAAAGGAAATTATGGAAATCTAG
- a CDS encoding isoprenyl transferase, whose product MTDHPDKLPTHLAIIMDGNGRWAQARGLPREAGHRAGAETVRAIVTECRSLGIRHLTLYTFSSENWNRPKTEISALFSLLMEFLSREVPRMVEQGISMRVLGDLESMPLAQRTALRHAIKRTEGGRDMVLNLALNYGGRGELVRAMQNMLREGMRPEDITEQTLADHLYTAGQPDPDLLIRTSGEQRLSNYLLYQCAYSELYFTPVPWPDFDAAQLRMALAAYAARSRRFGKTQEQIDAH is encoded by the coding sequence ATGACGGACCATCCAGACAAACTGCCCACGCATCTTGCCATCATCATGGACGGCAACGGCCGGTGGGCCCAGGCCCGCGGCCTGCCCCGCGAGGCTGGGCACCGCGCGGGCGCGGAAACAGTACGCGCCATCGTGACCGAATGCCGGTCGCTGGGCATACGCCACCTCACGCTCTACACCTTTTCCAGCGAAAACTGGAACCGCCCCAAGACCGAAATCAGCGCCCTTTTCAGCCTGTTGATGGAATTTTTGAGCCGCGAGGTTCCGCGCATGGTAGAGCAGGGCATTTCCATGCGCGTGCTGGGCGATCTTGAATCCATGCCGCTAGCCCAACGCACGGCCCTGCGCCATGCCATAAAACGCACCGAGGGCGGCAGGGACATGGTTCTCAACCTTGCGCTCAACTACGGCGGCAGGGGCGAGCTTGTACGCGCCATGCAAAATATGCTGCGCGAGGGTATGCGCCCCGAGGACATTACCGAGCAGACGCTGGCGGACCATCTGTACACCGCCGGACAACCCGACCCCGACCTGCTCATCCGCACCAGCGGCGAGCAACGGCTAAGCAACTACCTGCTCTATCAATGCGCCTACAGCGAGCTGTACTTCACGCCCGTGCCATGGCCGGACTTCGACGCCGCGCAGCTGCGCATGGCCCTGGCCGCCTACGCCGCCCGTTCGCGCCGTTTCGGCAAAACACAGGAGCAAATTGATGCCCATTGA
- a CDS encoding phosphatidate cytidylyltransferase, with amino-acid sequence MPIDPSTRTIDIRRIFTGIVLAAVLLLVLWLRGLPLLFVILLVCALGLWEFYSLFWGPKGRVTSRVCAIILGWGMICLTWMHRPQDALVFMGAGFVLASLSFLFRWDVIEEENAFASSGIFMAGLAYVPLLLLPATYLSTTKLIFVIAAVAISDTSAYFVGTRFGHHKLWPRVSPKKSSEGAVGSLVGCVIFCAIYGSIYGKTGWFSFALLGIAVNAFAQLGDLFESALKRSVNIKDSGNLLPGHGGILDRADSLLFAMPMVAVVDQWFFFF; translated from the coding sequence ATGCCCATTGATCCTTCAACACGAACCATCGACATCCGCCGCATCTTCACCGGCATTGTCCTGGCTGCGGTATTATTGCTGGTGCTCTGGCTCAGGGGGTTGCCCCTGTTGTTTGTTATTCTGCTTGTCTGCGCCCTGGGGCTGTGGGAGTTTTACTCCCTGTTCTGGGGGCCCAAGGGCCGCGTAACCAGCAGAGTGTGCGCCATCATACTGGGCTGGGGCATGATCTGCCTCACCTGGATGCACCGTCCGCAGGATGCTCTGGTCTTTATGGGCGCGGGCTTTGTGCTGGCGTCATTGAGCTTTCTGTTCAGGTGGGACGTTATTGAAGAAGAAAACGCCTTTGCCTCCAGCGGCATCTTCATGGCGGGCCTGGCCTATGTGCCGCTGCTTTTGCTGCCCGCCACCTATCTTTCGACCACCAAGCTCATCTTTGTCATTGCCGCCGTGGCCATTTCGGACACTTCGGCCTACTTTGTGGGCACTCGTTTTGGTCACCACAAGCTGTGGCCGCGCGTCAGCCCCAAAAAGAGCTCCGAGGGCGCGGTGGGCAGTCTGGTGGGCTGCGTAATTTTTTGCGCCATTTACGGCTCAATTTACGGCAAAACCGGCTGGTTTTCGTTTGCGCTGCTGGGTATAGCCGTCAACGCCTTTGCCCAGCTGGGCGACCTGTTTGAATCGGCGCTCAAGCGCTCGGTAAACATCAAGGATTCCGGCAATCTGCTGCCCGGTCACGGCGGCATCCTCGACAGAGCGGACAGCCTGCTGTTTGCCATGCCCATGGTGGCCGTTGTGGACCAGTGGTTTTTCTTCTTTTAG
- the dxr gene encoding 1-deoxy-D-xylulose-5-phosphate reductoisomerase → MAQLWPGQGGPSINYISDAPGENWRQTWPRSLVLLGSTGSIGRSTLAVAAAHPQDFRMVGFACARNVQRLAEQALAWRPPHLAVLDEESATRLRALLPANYRPRILVGRDGYAELASLPEASTVLSAQVGAAGLAGTLAAALAGKVICLANKESLVLAGDLVRRVCARTGAVVLPVDSEHNAIFQCLAGRGQEVERLILTASGGPFRGWTKQTLVAVTPEQALKHPNWSMGAKITIDSATLMNKGLEVIEAYHLYGVPVERIRVLVHPQSVVHSLVEFHDGSQLAQLGTPDMRLAIAACLLWPSCVPVNVPPLDLTAKPLTFHEPDESAFPCLGLARQALKNRGGRCVVLNAANEAAVDLFLNGRCAFMDIPRLINAALEAHGASNPGHQPFCTPPAGAHSPNDADAALKLEAHTLAERMQCIDRQSRELVYTLARDGGSLC, encoded by the coding sequence ATGGCGCAACTTTGGCCCGGCCAGGGCGGCCCTTCCATCAACTACATTTCTGACGCGCCCGGTGAAAACTGGCGGCAAACATGGCCCCGCAGCCTGGTGCTGCTGGGTTCCACCGGTTCCATCGGGCGCAGCACCCTGGCCGTAGCCGCAGCGCACCCGCAGGACTTCCGCATGGTGGGCTTTGCCTGCGCCCGCAACGTGCAGCGGCTGGCCGAGCAGGCGCTCGCGTGGCGTCCGCCGCATCTGGCCGTGCTGGATGAAGAATCCGCAACCAGGCTGCGCGCCCTGCTGCCCGCCAACTACCGCCCCCGCATCCTTGTGGGGCGCGATGGCTACGCGGAGCTGGCGTCGCTGCCCGAAGCCTCCACCGTGCTGTCTGCACAGGTCGGCGCGGCGGGCCTTGCCGGTACACTTGCCGCAGCTCTGGCTGGCAAGGTGATCTGCCTTGCCAACAAGGAATCGCTGGTGCTGGCGGGCGACCTTGTGCGCCGCGTATGCGCCCGCACCGGGGCCGTTGTGCTGCCGGTAGATTCGGAGCACAACGCCATTTTTCAGTGCTTGGCAGGGCGCGGGCAGGAAGTGGAGCGACTTATCCTTACGGCTTCCGGCGGCCCCTTCAGGGGCTGGACAAAGCAAACCCTGGTCGCGGTGACGCCCGAGCAGGCGCTCAAGCACCCCAACTGGAGCATGGGGGCCAAGATCACCATCGATTCGGCCACGCTCATGAACAAGGGGCTGGAAGTCATTGAGGCCTACCACCTCTACGGCGTGCCGGTTGAGCGCATCAGGGTGCTGGTGCACCCGCAGTCTGTAGTGCACTCGCTGGTGGAATTTCATGACGGCAGCCAGCTGGCCCAGCTCGGCACGCCCGACATGCGGCTGGCCATTGCGGCCTGCCTGCTGTGGCCGAGCTGCGTGCCGGTAAATGTGCCGCCGCTCGACCTTACGGCCAAGCCGCTCACGTTCCACGAGCCGGACGAATCCGCATTTCCCTGCCTCGGGCTGGCCCGGCAGGCGCTAAAAAATCGCGGCGGTCGTTGCGTTGTGCTCAACGCCGCCAACGAAGCCGCCGTGGATCTGTTTCTCAACGGCCGCTGCGCGTTTATGGACATACCCCGGCTGATCAATGCCGCCCTGGAGGCGCACGGCGCTTCCAACCCCGGCCATCAGCCTTTCTGCACGCCCCCTGCGGGCGCGCATTCGCCCAACGATGCGGATGCCGCCCTCAAACTTGAGGCGCATACATTGGCGGAACGCATGCAATGCATTGACCGCCAGAGCCGCGAGCTGGTGTACACGCTGGCCCGCGACGGAGGTTCCCTGTGCTGA
- the rseP gene encoding RIP metalloprotease RseP yields the protein MLTTVIAVVVVLGGLIFFHELGHFAVARGLGMGVSTFSLGFGPKILKYRKGKTEYALSLVPLGGYVALVGESDPKDIPEGFTEAESFALRPAWQRLLVVAAGPAANIILAWLLCWTLALGWGTPILLPQVGAVVQNGPADKAGMQPGDTIVSINGVAIANWQVMADAISQSDGKTLEVTLSRPDMAPQADAQTRDDEVAQPEQGMIISVELTPERSIRKTIFGEEESAWLIGIRNSGAVRLERHGFAGAAVAGAGQTADMVSLTWQSFVKLAERVVPLDQVGGPIMIMQMVGKQAHEGLAGLLALAALISINLGILNLLPIPVLDGGQIVFCLWEIVFRRPPNPRFQDYAMRAGIALLVALMLLATYNDLWRILKSTGWFGSGS from the coding sequence GTGCTGACAACTGTTATCGCCGTAGTGGTCGTTCTTGGCGGCCTGATCTTTTTCCACGAGCTGGGGCATTTTGCCGTGGCGCGCGGTCTTGGTATGGGTGTTTCCACCTTTTCGCTGGGCTTTGGCCCCAAAATTCTCAAATACCGCAAGGGCAAGACGGAATACGCCCTGTCGCTGGTGCCTCTGGGCGGCTACGTGGCTCTGGTGGGTGAAAGCGACCCCAAGGACATACCCGAAGGCTTTACCGAGGCGGAGAGCTTTGCCCTGCGCCCCGCCTGGCAGCGTCTGCTTGTGGTGGCGGCGGGCCCGGCGGCCAATATTATTCTGGCGTGGCTGCTGTGCTGGACGCTGGCTCTGGGCTGGGGCACGCCCATCCTGTTGCCGCAGGTAGGCGCAGTGGTGCAGAACGGCCCCGCCGACAAGGCTGGCATGCAGCCCGGCGACACCATTGTGAGCATCAACGGCGTCGCGATTGCCAACTGGCAGGTCATGGCCGACGCCATCAGCCAGAGCGACGGCAAAACGCTTGAGGTCACGCTTTCACGTCCCGACATGGCCCCGCAGGCCGATGCGCAGACCAGGGACGACGAAGTTGCCCAGCCGGAACAAGGCATGATCATCAGCGTCGAGCTTACACCAGAGCGCTCCATCCGCAAGACCATCTTTGGCGAAGAAGAAAGCGCATGGCTCATAGGCATCCGCAACTCTGGCGCGGTGCGCCTTGAGCGTCACGGTTTTGCCGGCGCGGCGGTTGCAGGGGCCGGACAGACGGCCGACATGGTTTCGCTGACCTGGCAGAGCTTTGTCAAGCTGGCGGAACGCGTGGTTCCGCTGGATCAGGTGGGTGGGCCCATCATGATCATGCAGATGGTGGGCAAACAGGCCCACGAGGGTCTTGCCGGCCTGCTGGCCCTGGCCGCCCTCATCAGCATAAACCTTGGCATCCTCAACCTGTTGCCCATACCCGTACTCGACGGCGGGCAGATCGTATTTTGCCTGTGGGAAATAGTCTTTCGCCGCCCGCCCAACCCGCGCTTTCAGGATTACGCCATGCGCGCGGGCATTGCCCTGCTGGTGGCTCTTATGCTGCTGGCGACCTACAACGACCTGTGGCGCATTCTTAAAAGCACCGGCTGGTTCGGGAGCGGCTCGTAA